A genomic segment from Streptomyces sp. TLI_235 encodes:
- a CDS encoding TetR family transcriptional regulator, which produces MAPRGESVNEEMRRRSRRRIMRATVELVDQRGYAGTTLSDIAEHAGLARGLVSYYFDGKRLLMQAATHRLMHLELAAALAELPAGTSPDARLARAIDAVLGLALDHPRVMRSHLALILDPDVGAFVQDPEQQQLGAILRGLLKDWGAPDPIAEHAVLRSALMGGCIGVLLPGASTPLAPIRADLFARYGLSWRLGVPPQPEAPERAQTSTRAGASTRA; this is translated from the coding sequence ATGGCACCTCGCGGGGAATCGGTCAATGAGGAGATGCGCCGGCGCTCCCGCCGCCGCATCATGCGTGCCACCGTCGAGCTCGTCGACCAGCGGGGATACGCCGGGACGACCCTCAGCGACATAGCCGAACACGCCGGGTTGGCACGTGGTCTGGTCTCGTACTACTTCGACGGCAAACGGCTGTTGATGCAGGCCGCCACCCATCGGCTGATGCATCTGGAGCTGGCCGCCGCCCTGGCGGAGCTGCCCGCCGGGACCTCCCCCGACGCCCGCCTGGCGCGGGCCATCGACGCCGTCCTGGGCCTCGCCCTGGACCACCCGCGGGTGATGCGCTCGCACCTCGCCCTGATCCTCGACCCGGACGTCGGCGCCTTCGTCCAGGACCCGGAGCAGCAGCAGCTCGGCGCGATCCTGCGTGGCCTGCTGAAGGACTGGGGCGCACCGGATCCGATCGCCGAGCACGCGGTGCTGCGCAGCGCACTGATGGGCGGCTGCATCGGCGTCCTGCTGCCAGGGGCGTCGACACCTCTGGCGCCGATCCGCGCGGATCTCTTCGCACGCTACGGGCTCTCGTGGCGCCTGGGCGTGCCGCCGCAGCCCGAGGCGCCCGAGCGCGCCCAGACGTCCACCCGCGCAGGGGCCTCGACCCGGGCGTGA
- a CDS encoding LuxR family transcriptional regulator has protein sequence MDTRTDLVRGRACCTAEAWREAFESLSAADGAATVGADDLELLARAAYMLGRDEDYVAALERAHAGWLDAGDVPRAVRCAVWIGHSMLFRGHGARASGWFSLGERLLGAEGRDCVERGYLLIPVWLGQMGSGDWQSGRATAAEAAAIGERFGDADLVWLARDDQGRALVNLGRVHEGLRLVDEALVVVESGALSPVVSGIVYCNTISFCHDLYDLRHVREWTDALTRWCERQPQMVAHNGLCLVHRAEVLQYGGAWPAALDEACRATGRFTQGVLNRIACGQAFYRQGEIHRLRGRPAEAEQAYREANRCGFEPQPGFALLRLAQGNGEAATATIRRAVSEHTRELERAALLPAYVEIVLADADIDGAAEAARQLEAVAEHQDSEVLRAAAAYGVASAALAKGDAAAGLAAGRRAWHGWQELEVPYEAARSRVLVARACRALGDADTAALELQAARAVFAELGADPDVARVDSLAHGGPDTGARARGYGLSPREVEVLREVVGGASNRQIAAALVISEHTVARHLQNIFGKLGVSSRTAASTFALEHGLV, from the coding sequence GTGGACACCCGCACCGATCTCGTCCGGGGCCGTGCGTGCTGCACCGCCGAAGCCTGGCGCGAGGCCTTCGAGAGCCTGAGTGCCGCCGACGGAGCCGCCACGGTCGGCGCAGACGACCTGGAGCTGCTGGCCAGAGCCGCCTACATGCTCGGCCGCGACGAGGACTACGTGGCCGCGTTGGAACGCGCCCATGCGGGGTGGCTGGATGCCGGCGATGTGCCGCGGGCCGTGCGATGCGCGGTGTGGATCGGCCACAGCATGCTGTTCCGGGGCCACGGCGCGCGGGCGAGCGGCTGGTTCTCCCTCGGCGAGCGCCTGCTGGGGGCAGAAGGGCGGGACTGCGTCGAACGCGGCTATCTGCTGATCCCCGTGTGGCTCGGCCAGATGGGCAGCGGCGACTGGCAGTCCGGCCGGGCGACGGCGGCCGAGGCCGCCGCGATCGGCGAGCGGTTCGGCGACGCCGACCTGGTGTGGCTGGCGCGCGACGACCAGGGCCGGGCCCTGGTGAACCTGGGCCGCGTGCACGAGGGCCTCCGGCTGGTGGACGAGGCGCTCGTGGTCGTCGAGTCCGGTGCGCTGTCGCCCGTCGTCAGCGGCATCGTCTACTGCAACACCATCAGCTTCTGCCACGACCTGTACGACCTGCGCCATGTGCGCGAGTGGACGGACGCCCTGACCCGGTGGTGCGAGCGCCAACCGCAGATGGTCGCGCACAACGGACTGTGCCTGGTGCACCGCGCCGAGGTCCTGCAGTACGGCGGTGCCTGGCCCGCCGCGCTCGACGAGGCCTGCCGGGCCACCGGCCGCTTCACCCAGGGGGTGCTGAACCGGATCGCCTGCGGGCAGGCCTTCTACCGGCAGGGCGAGATCCACCGGCTGCGGGGCCGTCCGGCCGAGGCCGAGCAGGCCTACCGGGAAGCCAACCGCTGCGGGTTCGAGCCCCAGCCTGGGTTCGCGCTGCTGCGGCTGGCGCAGGGCAACGGCGAGGCCGCAACGGCGACGATCCGCCGTGCCGTGTCGGAGCACACCCGGGAGCTGGAGCGGGCCGCGCTGCTGCCGGCGTATGTCGAGATCGTGCTGGCCGACGCCGACATCGACGGCGCGGCCGAGGCCGCCCGTCAGCTCGAGGCCGTCGCCGAGCACCAGGACAGCGAGGTGCTTCGCGCGGCGGCCGCGTACGGCGTGGCCTCCGCGGCACTGGCGAAGGGCGACGCCGCCGCCGGTCTCGCCGCGGGGCGGCGGGCGTGGCACGGGTGGCAGGAGCTCGAGGTGCCGTACGAGGCGGCGCGGTCACGTGTCCTGGTGGCCCGCGCGTGCCGCGCGCTCGGGGACGCCGACACCGCTGCACTCGAACTCCAGGCGGCCCGTGCGGTGTTCGCCGAACTCGGAGCCGACCCGGACGTCGCTCGCGTCGACTCCCTCGCCCACGGCGGCCCGGACACCGGCGCCCGCGCGCGCGGCTACGGTCTCTCACCGCGCGAGGTCGAGGTGCTCCGCGAGGTGGTCGGCGGCGCGAGCAACCGGCAGATCGCCGCCGCCCTGGTGATCAGCGAGCACACCGTCGCCAGGCACCTGCAGAACATCTTCGGCAAGCTGGGTGTCTCCTCGCGCACCGCGGCGAGCACCTTCGCGCTGGAGCACGGCCTCGTCTGA
- a CDS encoding helix-turn-helix protein, producing MTTVQPGGGSMVRRILLGSQLRRLREGRGITREDAGYTIRASESKISRMELGRVSFKERDVADLLSLYGVDDTTEREALLGLVREANKSGWWHSFNDVLPGWFQTYVGLEEAAALIRTYEVQFIPGLLQAEEYARAVFGQSRPAISAEELERRVSLRMRRQNLLTGDRSPHLWAVIDEAALRRPVGGPAVMRAQVQHLIDMADRPNVTVQVMPFRFGAHAGESGAFSILRFPEQDLADVVYLEQLTSALYLDKRDDVDAYIQVMERLCVDSLTPDQTVDLLTSILKDR from the coding sequence ATGACCACAGTTCAGCCCGGCGGGGGCTCGATGGTGCGCCGTATCCTCCTCGGCTCGCAGCTGCGGCGCCTGCGCGAGGGACGCGGCATCACCCGCGAGGACGCCGGCTACACCATCCGCGCCTCCGAGTCGAAGATCAGCCGTATGGAGCTCGGCCGCGTCTCCTTCAAGGAACGCGACGTCGCCGACCTGCTCAGCCTCTACGGCGTCGACGACACCACCGAACGCGAAGCCCTGCTCGGCCTCGTCCGCGAGGCCAACAAGTCCGGCTGGTGGCACAGCTTCAACGACGTCCTGCCCGGCTGGTTCCAGACCTACGTCGGCCTCGAGGAGGCCGCCGCCCTGATCCGCACCTACGAGGTCCAGTTCATCCCCGGACTCCTGCAGGCCGAGGAGTACGCCCGCGCCGTCTTCGGCCAGAGCCGCCCGGCCATCAGCGCCGAGGAACTGGAGCGCCGGGTCAGCCTGCGCATGCGCCGGCAGAACCTCCTGACGGGGGACCGGAGCCCGCACCTGTGGGCCGTCATCGACGAGGCCGCGCTGCGCCGCCCGGTCGGCGGGCCGGCCGTGATGCGCGCCCAGGTGCAGCACCTCATCGACATGGCCGACCGCCCCAACGTGACCGTCCAGGTGATGCCGTTCCGCTTCGGCGCCCACGCAGGCGAGAGCGGTGCCTTCTCCATCCTGCGCTTCCCCGAGCAGGACCTCGCCGACGTCGTCTACCTGGAGCAGCTCACCAGCGCCCTCTACCTGGACAAGCGCGACGACGTCGACGCCTACATCCAGGTCATGGAGCGGCTCTGCGTCGACAGCCTGACACCCGATCAGACCGTCGACCTGCTCACCTCGATCCTCAAGGACCGCTGA
- a CDS encoding anti-sigma regulatory factor (Ser/Thr protein kinase) gives MTRTGPAVSAPLWEELFMSTGTAIAADPYVVSCTLAPRYEAVRSARDFARTTLRSWGLDSLFDDVALVASELVTNALRHALGAVPEGCAGTAAQVPAQTVRTQDRTPIRISLVHRAPQVVCAVSDPSSHGPVAREADFVAESGRGLHLVDSFSSSWGWHPLAGAGKVVWALFDAAPAAGPGRHRSV, from the coding sequence ATGACCCGGACGGGTCCCGCCGTGTCCGCCCCCTTATGGGAGGAGCTCTTCATGAGCACCGGTACGGCCATCGCTGCCGACCCGTACGTGGTCAGCTGTACCCTCGCCCCCCGCTACGAAGCCGTCAGATCAGCCCGGGACTTCGCCAGAACCACCCTGCGGAGCTGGGGACTCGACTCGCTGTTCGACGATGTCGCCCTGGTCGCCTCGGAGTTGGTGACCAATGCGCTGCGCCACGCGCTGGGTGCGGTGCCCGAGGGGTGCGCCGGCACGGCGGCGCAGGTTCCGGCGCAGACGGTGCGCACGCAGGACCGCACTCCGATACGCATCAGCCTGGTGCACCGGGCTCCGCAGGTGGTGTGCGCGGTGAGCGACCCCAGCAGCCACGGGCCGGTGGCGCGGGAGGCGGACTTCGTGGCGGAGTCCGGCCGCGGACTGCACCTGGTCGACTCCTTCAGCAGTTCCTGGGGCTGGCACCCGCTAGCCGGGGCGGGCAAGGTCGTCTGGGCGCTGTTCGACGCGGCGCCGGCTGCCGGACCGGGTCGGCACCGGTCCGTCTGA
- a CDS encoding cell wall-associated NlpC family hydrolase — MLSINSKRGRRILATTGVVGIGLTIPSLAVGSASAASVSTWDKVAQCESSGDWHINTGNGFYGGLQFTNSTWSSFGGGSYASRADLATKDQQIAIAEKVLAVQGPGAWPVCSVKAGLTKGGPAPEINPGGSASTTAPAASTGSSTAAKPAAPAAPAASTGSGSTASAGTSQDGKAWQGKKSWQGNRSHGATYTVRAGDWLSTIAERNHVQGGWQKLYEINKSVLTSGPHTIYPGQKLSLGTGAQHAQAAQAAPAAAKPATTAVKASTTTPAAQTATGSKAAAVNFALSKVGQAYIYGGTGNGGWDCSGLTQAALRAAGISVPRVAADQADYSTRVSLDSLQPGDLLFWSSNGANSGVHHVAMYIGDGKYVEAANPSAGVRVQTIANWAPDFAGRV, encoded by the coding sequence ATGCTGTCCATCAACTCCAAGCGCGGCCGACGCATTCTCGCCACCACCGGCGTCGTCGGCATCGGCCTCACCATCCCGTCGCTGGCCGTCGGCAGCGCCTCCGCCGCCTCGGTCTCCACCTGGGACAAGGTCGCCCAGTGCGAGTCCTCCGGCGACTGGCACATCAACACCGGCAACGGCTTCTACGGTGGCCTCCAGTTCACCAACAGCACCTGGTCCTCCTTCGGCGGCGGCAGCTACGCCTCCCGCGCCGACCTGGCCACCAAGGACCAGCAGATCGCCATCGCCGAGAAGGTCCTCGCCGTCCAGGGCCCCGGCGCCTGGCCCGTCTGCTCCGTCAAGGCCGGTCTGACCAAGGGTGGTCCGGCCCCCGAGATCAACCCCGGCGGCTCGGCCTCCACCACCGCCCCGGCGGCCTCCACCGGCAGCAGCACCGCCGCCAAGCCGGCCGCTCCGGCCGCTCCGGCCGCCTCCACTGGCAGCGGCTCGACCGCCTCCGCCGGCACCTCCCAGGACGGCAAGGCCTGGCAGGGCAAGAAGTCCTGGCAGGGCAACCGCTCCCACGGCGCCACCTACACCGTGCGGGCCGGCGACTGGCTGTCGACCATCGCGGAGCGCAACCACGTCCAGGGCGGCTGGCAGAAGCTCTACGAGATCAACAAGTCGGTCCTGACCAGCGGTCCGCACACCATCTACCCGGGCCAGAAGCTGTCCCTGGGCACCGGTGCGCAGCACGCCCAGGCCGCCCAGGCCGCTCCGGCCGCCGCCAAGCCCGCCACCACGGCGGTCAAGGCGAGCACCACCACCCCGGCCGCGCAGACCGCCACCGGCTCCAAGGCCGCCGCGGTCAACTTCGCGCTCTCCAAGGTGGGCCAGGCATACATCTACGGCGGCACCGGCAACGGCGGCTGGGACTGCTCCGGGCTGACCCAGGCCGCGCTGCGCGCCGCGGGCATCTCCGTCCCGCGCGTCGCCGCCGACCAGGCCGACTACTCGACCCGCGTCTCGCTGGACAGCCTGCAGCCGGGCGACCTGCTGTTCTGGTCCAGCAACGGTGCCAACTCCGGTGTGCACCACGTCGCCATGTACATCGGTGACGGCAAGTACGTCGAGGCCGCCAACCCGAGCGCCGGCGTCCGCGTCCAGACGATCGCCAACTGGGCGCCGGACTTCGCCGGCCGGGTCTGA
- a CDS encoding LacI family transcriptional regulator yields the protein MVAIGSGVVTTARLSDIAAQAGVSEATVSRVLNGKAGVSATTRQTVLAALDVLGYERPTRLRQRSAGLIGLITPELSNPIFPALAQVIEQVLSRHGFTPVLCTQTPGGSTEDELVEMLVERGVAGIVFVSGLHADTTADHERYNKLIGRQVPFVMINGYSERIAAPFISPDDRAAMWMAVQHLVELGHTKIGLAVGQKRYVPVLRKIEGFRAAVQELLGLTAEEADGWVHHTLFSVEGGHAAAGALLDKGATAIVCGSDMMALGAIRAARQRGLSVPQDVSVVGFDDSPLIAFTEPPLTTIRQPVEAMATAAVDALLEEVGGNPAQRAEFMFQPELVMRGSTGASVR from the coding sequence ATGGTTGCAATAGGCTCTGGGGTCGTGACTACAGCGCGACTCTCGGACATCGCGGCGCAGGCGGGGGTCAGCGAAGCCACCGTCAGCCGCGTCCTCAACGGCAAGGCGGGTGTCTCCGCAACGACCCGGCAGACCGTGCTGGCCGCCCTCGACGTGCTCGGGTACGAGAGGCCCACCCGGCTGCGGCAGCGCAGCGCGGGCCTGATCGGCCTGATCACCCCGGAGCTCAGCAACCCGATCTTCCCTGCGCTCGCGCAGGTGATCGAGCAGGTGCTCAGCCGGCACGGCTTCACGCCGGTCCTGTGCACCCAGACCCCCGGCGGCTCCACCGAGGACGAACTGGTGGAGATGCTGGTCGAGCGCGGGGTGGCGGGCATCGTCTTCGTCTCCGGCCTGCACGCCGACACCACGGCCGACCACGAGCGGTACAACAAGCTGATCGGCCGGCAGGTGCCGTTCGTGATGATCAACGGCTACAGCGAGCGGATCGCCGCGCCGTTCATCTCGCCGGACGACCGGGCCGCGATGTGGATGGCCGTCCAGCACCTGGTCGAGCTGGGCCACACCAAGATCGGCCTCGCGGTCGGCCAGAAGCGGTACGTGCCGGTGCTCCGCAAGATCGAGGGCTTCCGGGCGGCCGTCCAGGAACTCCTCGGGCTGACCGCGGAGGAGGCCGACGGCTGGGTCCACCACACGCTGTTCAGCGTGGAGGGCGGGCACGCCGCGGCCGGCGCGCTGCTCGACAAGGGCGCCACCGCGATCGTCTGCGGCAGCGACATGATGGCGCTCGGCGCGATCCGGGCCGCCCGGCAGCGCGGGCTCTCCGTGCCGCAGGACGTCTCGGTGGTCGGGTTCGACGACTCGCCGCTGATAGCTTTCACCGAGCCGCCGCTGACCACGATCCGCCAGCCGGTCGAGGCGATGGCCACCGCCGCGGTGGACGCCCTGCTGGAGGAGGTCGGCGGCAACCCCGCGCAGCGCGCGGAGTTCATGTTCCAGCCGGAGCTCGTGATGCGCGGCTCCACCGGCGCCAGCGTGCGCTGA
- a CDS encoding alpha-glucosidase encodes MTQNLADASRPAPVPAAEPLAASAGASRGWWRDAVIYQVYPRSFADSNGDGMGDLPGIRSRLPYLRDLGVDAVWLSPFYASPQADAGYDVSDYRAVDPMFGTLLDADGLIRDAHGLGLRIIVDLVPNHSSDQHEWFQRALREGPASPLRDRYHFRPGKGENGELPPNNWESIFGGPAWTRSVNPDGTPGEWYLHLFAPEQPDFNWENRAVADEFRSILRFWLDMGVDGFRIDVAHGMVKEAGLPDIGAGDQLKLLGNDVMPFFDQDGVHEIYREWRKILDEYPGQRIGVAEAWTPTVRRTANYVRPDELHQAFNFQYLGTSWDAAELREVIDVSLDSMRPVDAPTTWVLSNHDVTRHATRFANEPGLGTQIRTAGDRELGLRRARAASLLMLALPGSAYVYQGEELGLPDVTDLPDEVRQDPSFFRASGQDGFRDGCRVPIPWSGTEAPYGFGPAAGGPSWLPQPAEWAELSVEVQTGDPTSTLELYRSALAVRREHPALGAGTEVTWLESPEGVLAFRRDSAQGSFVCTSNTTGEPVRITAPGRILLSSADTGAVDGEILLPADSTVWWAV; translated from the coding sequence ATGACCCAGAACCTGGCCGACGCCTCCCGGCCCGCCCCCGTCCCCGCCGCCGAGCCCCTCGCAGCGAGTGCGGGCGCGAGCAGAGGCTGGTGGCGGGATGCGGTCATCTACCAGGTGTACCCGCGCAGTTTCGCCGACTCCAACGGCGACGGCATGGGCGACCTGCCGGGCATCCGAAGCCGCCTGCCCTACCTGCGCGACCTCGGCGTCGACGCGGTCTGGCTCTCCCCGTTCTACGCCTCCCCGCAGGCCGACGCCGGCTACGACGTCTCCGACTACCGCGCGGTGGACCCGATGTTCGGCACCCTGCTGGACGCCGACGGGCTCATCCGGGACGCGCACGGGCTCGGCCTGCGGATCATCGTCGACCTCGTCCCCAACCACTCCTCCGACCAGCACGAGTGGTTCCAGCGCGCGCTGCGCGAGGGCCCTGCGTCCCCTCTGCGCGACCGCTACCACTTCCGTCCCGGCAAGGGCGAGAACGGCGAGCTGCCGCCCAACAACTGGGAGTCGATCTTCGGCGGTCCGGCCTGGACCCGCTCCGTCAACCCGGACGGCACCCCGGGCGAGTGGTACCTGCACCTCTTCGCCCCCGAGCAGCCCGACTTCAACTGGGAGAACCGGGCCGTCGCCGACGAGTTCCGCTCGATCCTGCGGTTCTGGCTGGACATGGGCGTCGACGGCTTCCGGATCGACGTCGCGCACGGCATGGTCAAGGAGGCCGGCCTGCCCGACATCGGCGCCGGCGACCAGCTCAAGCTGCTCGGCAACGACGTGATGCCCTTCTTCGACCAGGACGGCGTCCACGAGATCTACCGCGAGTGGCGCAAGATCCTCGACGAGTACCCGGGCCAGCGGATCGGCGTCGCCGAGGCGTGGACCCCGACCGTCCGGCGCACCGCCAACTACGTCCGCCCCGACGAGCTGCACCAGGCCTTCAACTTCCAGTACCTGGGCACCTCCTGGGACGCCGCCGAGCTGCGTGAGGTGATCGACGTCTCGCTCGACTCGATGCGCCCGGTCGACGCCCCCACCACCTGGGTGCTCTCCAACCACGACGTCACCCGGCACGCCACCCGGTTCGCCAACGAGCCGGGCCTGGGCACCCAGATCCGCACCGCCGGCGACCGCGAGCTCGGCCTGCGCCGCGCCCGCGCCGCCAGCCTGCTGATGCTGGCCCTGCCCGGCTCCGCGTACGTCTACCAGGGCGAGGAGCTCGGCCTGCCGGACGTCACCGACCTGCCCGACGAGGTCCGCCAGGACCCGTCCTTCTTCCGGGCCTCCGGCCAGGACGGCTTCCGCGACGGCTGCCGGGTGCCGATCCCGTGGTCCGGCACCGAGGCCCCGTACGGCTTCGGCCCCGCCGCGGGCGGCCCGAGCTGGCTGCCGCAGCCGGCCGAGTGGGCCGAGCTCAGCGTCGAGGTCCAGACCGGCGACCCGACCTCCACCCTGGAGCTCTACCGCTCGGCGCTGGCCGTCCGCCGCGAGCACCCCGCGCTCGGCGCCGGCACCGAGGTGACCTGGCTGGAGTCGCCGGAGGGCGTCCTCGCCTTCCGCCGGGACAGCGCGCAGGGCTCGTTCGTCTGCACCTCCAACACCACCGGGGAGCCGGTCCGGATCACCGCCCCCGGACGTATCCTGCTGTCCTCCGCGGACACCGGGGCCGTGGACGGCGAGATTCTGCTGCCGGCGGACAGCACCGTATGGTGGGCGGTCTGA
- a CDS encoding carbohydrate ABC transporter membrane protein 2 (CUT1 family) has product MTTTTERPAARSAAAHAARPAKVRGREQRSPLATVLSHLALITASLIALFPVVYIAYISLGPDDMDYLHPGQILGKATLSNYTTVLNDTDFFSWFGNSVIVAGGTTVVGVMLAASTGYAVSRMRFAGHKQLMWTLLVTQMFPIAVLIVPMYYILSSLQLLDSYFGLILVYSGTTVPYCAWLLKGYFDTIPVEIDEAGRVDGLSPFGTFWRLILPLARPGLAVAAFYSFLTAWAEVAFASTFMLSSDKYTLAVGLQSFISEHDHQWQLMATTSVLIALPAALVFYLVQRHLVTGLTAGAAKS; this is encoded by the coding sequence ATGACCACCACCACCGAACGCCCGGCCGCCCGCTCCGCGGCCGCCCACGCCGCCCGGCCGGCCAAGGTCCGCGGCCGTGAGCAGCGCAGCCCGCTCGCCACCGTGCTCAGCCACCTCGCGCTGATCACCGCCAGCCTGATCGCGCTCTTCCCCGTCGTCTACATCGCCTACATCTCGCTCGGCCCCGACGACATGGACTACCTGCACCCGGGTCAGATCCTCGGCAAGGCCACCCTGTCGAACTACACCACGGTGCTCAACGACACCGACTTCTTCAGCTGGTTCGGCAACTCGGTGATCGTCGCCGGCGGCACCACCGTCGTCGGCGTCATGCTCGCCGCGAGCACCGGCTACGCCGTCTCCCGGATGCGCTTCGCCGGCCACAAGCAGCTGATGTGGACGCTGCTGGTGACCCAGATGTTCCCGATCGCCGTGCTGATCGTGCCGATGTACTACATCCTGTCCAGCCTCCAGCTGCTGGACAGCTACTTCGGCCTGATCCTGGTCTACTCGGGCACCACCGTCCCGTACTGCGCCTGGCTGCTGAAGGGCTACTTCGACACCATCCCGGTGGAGATCGACGAGGCCGGCCGGGTCGACGGGCTCTCCCCGTTCGGCACCTTCTGGCGGCTGATCCTGCCGCTGGCCCGCCCGGGCCTGGCCGTCGCCGCCTTCTACTCCTTCCTCACCGCCTGGGCCGAGGTCGCCTTCGCCTCGACCTTCATGCTCAGCTCCGACAAGTACACCCTCGCGGTCGGCCTGCAGTCCTTCATCAGCGAGCACGACCACCAGTGGCAGCTGATGGCCACCACCTCGGTGCTGATCGCGCTGCCCGCCGCCCTGGTCTTCTACCTCGTTCAGCGCCACCTCGTCACCGGACTGACCGCCGGTGCCGCCAAGTCCTGA
- a CDS encoding carbohydrate ABC transporter membrane protein 1 (CUT1 family), translating to MAVAVQGAPGKSRRGREPRPGLVQRLKLSYSKYWYAYAMIAPVVIVLGVLVGYPLVRGVYLTLTDATSLNTGRQIGVNHIPDSFNFVGLHNYADVLWGPGSYDRFWSHFVWTIAWTAICVVLHYTIGLALALLLNQKLRGRGLYRMMLILPWAVPTFVTVFSWRLMLADGGAINGILGSVGLPEPGWLSDPLAQKAAAITVNTWVGVPFMMVSLLGGLQSIPAELYEAAEMDGASPWQRFRYVTLPGLRTVSSTVVLLGVIWTFNQFAVIFLLFGNGAPDAQILVTWAYRLGFGQMPRDYAQSATYGVLLLSLLIVFTSFYRRWLARNEQANG from the coding sequence ATGGCAGTCGCCGTGCAGGGCGCTCCCGGTAAGAGCCGCCGCGGCCGCGAACCGCGTCCGGGCCTCGTGCAGCGCCTCAAGCTCTCGTACAGCAAGTACTGGTACGCCTACGCCATGATCGCGCCGGTCGTGATCGTGCTCGGCGTGCTGGTCGGCTACCCGCTCGTGCGCGGCGTCTACCTGACGCTCACCGACGCCACCAGCCTCAACACCGGCCGCCAGATCGGCGTCAACCACATCCCGGACAGCTTCAACTTCGTCGGCCTGCACAACTACGCCGACGTGCTCTGGGGCCCCGGCTCGTACGACCGCTTCTGGTCGCACTTCGTGTGGACGATCGCCTGGACGGCCATCTGCGTCGTCCTGCACTACACCATCGGCCTCGCCCTCGCCCTGCTGCTCAACCAGAAGCTCCGCGGCCGCGGCCTCTACCGCATGATGCTCATCCTGCCCTGGGCGGTGCCGACCTTCGTCACCGTGTTCTCCTGGCGCCTGATGCTCGCCGACGGCGGCGCGATCAACGGCATCCTCGGCTCGGTCGGCCTGCCCGAGCCCGGCTGGCTCTCCGACCCGCTGGCCCAGAAGGCCGCCGCGATCACCGTCAACACCTGGGTCGGCGTGCCCTTCATGATGGTCTCCCTGCTCGGCGGCCTGCAGTCCATCCCGGCCGAGCTGTACGAGGCCGCCGAGATGGACGGCGCCTCCCCGTGGCAGCGCTTCCGCTACGTGACCCTGCCGGGCCTGCGCACCGTCAGCAGCACCGTCGTCCTGCTCGGCGTCATCTGGACGTTCAACCAGTTCGCCGTCATCTTCCTGCTGTTCGGCAACGGCGCGCCCGACGCCCAGATCCTGGTCACCTGGGCCTACCGCCTCGGCTTCGGCCAGATGCCCCGCGACTACGCGCAGTCCGCCACCTACGGCGTCCTGCTGCTCTCGCTCCTGATCGTCTTCACCAGCTTCTACCGCCGTTGGCTGGCCCGCAACGAGCAGGCGAACGGCTGA